The proteins below are encoded in one region of Streptomyces marianii:
- a CDS encoding amino acid ABC transporter ATP-binding protein gives MAENEIEIRGLRKSFGGDEVLRGIDLDVARGEVVCVIGPSGSGKSTLLRCVNLLEEPSAGKVFVGGTEVTDLDVDIDAVRRRIGMVFQQFNLFPHVTVAENLTLPQRRVLKRDKARAASVARENLERVGLADKADAYPAQLSGGQQQRVAIARALAMSPEVMLFDEPTSALDPELVGEVLAVMRMLAAEGMTMMVVTHEMSFAREVADRVVFMDEGAIVEQGPAEQVVGSPRQERTRNFLNRILDPAAAEGPGGAAGGNRNSGSGPGPETGKGRA, from the coding sequence ATGGCGGAGAACGAGATCGAGATCCGCGGACTGCGCAAGTCGTTCGGGGGCGACGAGGTGCTGCGCGGCATCGACTTGGACGTGGCCCGCGGCGAAGTGGTGTGCGTCATCGGCCCGTCGGGGTCGGGCAAGTCGACGCTGCTGCGGTGTGTGAACCTGCTGGAGGAGCCGAGCGCGGGCAAGGTCTTCGTGGGCGGCACGGAGGTCACGGACCTCGACGTCGACATCGACGCGGTACGGCGCCGGATCGGCATGGTGTTCCAGCAGTTCAACCTCTTCCCGCACGTGACCGTGGCGGAGAACCTCACCCTCCCGCAGCGGCGGGTGCTGAAGCGCGACAAGGCCCGGGCCGCCTCGGTGGCCCGGGAGAACCTGGAGCGCGTGGGGCTCGCGGACAAGGCGGACGCGTATCCGGCGCAGCTGTCCGGCGGGCAGCAGCAGCGTGTGGCGATCGCACGGGCCCTGGCGATGAGCCCGGAGGTGATGCTCTTCGACGAGCCGACGTCGGCGCTGGACCCGGAGCTCGTCGGCGAAGTCCTCGCGGTCATGCGGATGCTCGCGGCGGAGGGCATGACCATGATGGTGGTCACCCATGAGATGAGCTTCGCCCGGGAGGTCGCCGACCGGGTCGTGTTCATGGACGAGGGTGCGATCGTGGAACAGGGCCCGGCGGAACAGGTGGTGGGCTCCCCACGCCAGGAGCGGACGCGCAACTTCCTCAACCGCATCCTGGACCCCGCCGCCGCGGAGGGGCCCGGTGGCGCCGCCGGCGGGAACCGGAACTCCGGCTCCGGCCCAGGCCCGGAGACCGGAAAGGGGAGAGCCTGA
- a CDS encoding cytochrome P450, with protein MTAESALPGPGPIVPGPRRLPGLGNLPAFARDPLGFFVRLRDRGDLVEWRLGPQRALFVSRPEHIGELLKGVETVFRHPELGWAFTLLLGDGVVTSEGPEWRRKRALVQPAVRPRQVRSYARTMADCAAGLADAWRPGQRVDVRLEMLALTQRIAVRTLFGAETAGREGVIGSAMDVAQRAIGAEFRGLTLFLPTWVPTPGRRALRRAVEVIDAEVARVTEERRRGGVERDDLLSRLLAARDEKGRPLSDKEVRDEAVTLYIGGHETTGTTLAWAWYLLSRNPGARARMGRELAEVLGGRTPGFDDLRLLPYTEQVVKETLRLYPPVWLMTGIAKEGSALGGLPLPEGTVVWSSQWSAHRDPRWFPEPGVFRPERWEAGAEPAVPDHAWFPFGGGARACLGARFAMVEAVLVLATLAQRFHVDLGPVEVAPRTGLTLQPGSPMPARLRDIQQDISGPRLTSTQE; from the coding sequence ATGACGGCGGAAAGCGCACTGCCCGGACCGGGTCCGATCGTGCCCGGACCACGACGGCTGCCGGGCCTCGGCAATCTGCCGGCGTTCGCCCGCGATCCGCTCGGCTTCTTCGTACGGCTGCGCGACCGCGGAGACCTGGTGGAATGGCGGCTCGGTCCGCAGCGGGCCCTGTTCGTCTCGCGTCCCGAGCACATCGGCGAGCTGCTGAAGGGCGTCGAGACTGTCTTCCGCCACCCGGAGCTCGGCTGGGCGTTCACATTGCTCCTCGGGGACGGCGTGGTGACGTCCGAGGGACCGGAGTGGCGCCGGAAGCGTGCGCTGGTGCAGCCCGCGGTCCGTCCCCGTCAGGTGCGGTCGTACGCCCGGACGATGGCCGACTGCGCCGCCGGGCTGGCGGACGCCTGGCGTCCGGGGCAGCGCGTCGACGTACGCCTCGAGATGCTGGCGCTCACTCAGCGCATCGCCGTGCGCACGCTCTTCGGCGCGGAGACCGCGGGCCGTGAGGGGGTGATCGGCTCGGCCATGGACGTGGCCCAGCGGGCGATCGGCGCCGAGTTCCGGGGGCTCACGCTGTTCCTGCCCACCTGGGTCCCGACGCCCGGCCGCCGCGCTCTGCGCCGGGCCGTCGAGGTGATCGACGCCGAGGTGGCCCGGGTGACCGAGGAGCGGCGGCGCGGCGGTGTCGAGCGGGACGACCTCCTGAGCCGGCTGCTGGCGGCACGAGACGAGAAGGGCCGTCCGCTGTCGGACAAGGAGGTGCGCGACGAGGCGGTGACGCTCTACATCGGCGGGCACGAGACGACCGGGACGACGCTGGCCTGGGCCTGGTACCTGCTCTCGCGCAATCCCGGGGCACGGGCCCGGATGGGCCGGGAGCTGGCGGAGGTCCTGGGTGGCCGAACACCCGGCTTCGACGATCTGCGCCTGCTGCCGTACACCGAGCAGGTGGTGAAGGAGACCCTGCGGCTGTATCCGCCGGTGTGGCTGATGACGGGCATCGCGAAGGAGGGCTCGGCGCTGGGCGGACTGCCGCTGCCCGAGGGCACGGTGGTCTGGTCCAGCCAGTGGAGCGCGCACCGGGATCCCCGCTGGTTCCCGGAGCCCGGGGTGTTCCGGCCGGAGCGGTGGGAGGCGGGCGCGGAGCCCGCGGTCCCGGACCACGCCTGGTTCCCGTTCGGGGGCGGCGCACGGGCCTGCCTGGGTGCGCGGTTCGCGATGGTGGAGGCGGTGCTCGTACTGGCGACCCTGGCCCAACGGTTCCACGTCGATCTCGGTCCCGTCGAGGTGGCGCCCCGTACGGGACTGACGCTTCAGCCCGGTTCGCCGATGCCGGCGCGGCTGCGAGACATCCAACAGGACATTTCCGGGCCACGCCTCACGAGCACTCAGGAGTAA